In Chryseobacterium lactis, a single genomic region encodes these proteins:
- a CDS encoding alpha-ketoacid dehydrogenase subunit alpha/beta: MENTLHEKVSQDILLKAYNHMMLAKAMADIYEENRNVCKYVHSTSRGHEAIQLATAYQLKKEDWVSPYYRDESILLGIGFEPYQLMLQLLAKADDPFSGGRSYYSHPSSRDENKPKIIHQSSATGMQTIPTTGVAQGIKYIQDFNLQQFENNPVVVCSLGDNSVTEGEVSEALQFAALHQLPIIFLVQDNEWGISVTKDEARTCDAYDFVAGFTGLSRMRVDGTDFVESFEAMKKAVDFVRTERKPLVVCAKTVLIGHHTSGVRREFYRDEEDLTKHRSKDPGEILRKQLLESGADEDLLKQITKKARLEAEEAFEKAQNAEDPKPETVMQHIFAPTPITEEAGTREPANGEKIVMVDAAIHAIQELMWKHPEALLYGQDVGERIGGVFRETVTLGKKFGSKRVFNTAIQEAYIIGSTAGMSAVGLKPIVEVQFADYIYPGINQLITEISKSNYLSGGKFPVSNIIRVPIGAYGGGGPYHSGSVESILANIKGIKIAYPSNAADFKGLLKAAYYDPNPVIMLEHKGLYWSKVPGTEDAKTIEPAEDYVLPFGKGKVVIEADQNETEKGRTLLVVTYGMGVYWAKEAVKNFNGRVEVIDLRTLIPLDEELVFERVKAHGKCIVLTEEQLNNSFAEAFAHRISKNCFKYLDAPVETMGSLDTPAVPINLILEKEMLPNAEKLSKKIEEMLQY, translated from the coding sequence ATGGAAAATACACTTCACGAAAAAGTTTCTCAGGATATATTACTCAAAGCCTATAATCATATGATGCTGGCCAAAGCGATGGCTGATATTTATGAAGAAAACAGAAATGTCTGTAAATACGTTCATAGTACCTCAAGAGGCCATGAAGCAATTCAGCTTGCCACAGCCTATCAATTAAAGAAAGAAGACTGGGTTTCTCCTTATTACAGAGATGAAAGTATTCTATTAGGAATTGGTTTTGAACCTTATCAACTGATGCTTCAATTACTGGCAAAAGCTGATGATCCTTTTTCCGGAGGAAGATCTTATTATTCCCACCCTTCCAGCAGAGATGAAAACAAACCTAAAATCATTCATCAAAGCTCTGCTACAGGAATGCAAACCATCCCGACAACAGGAGTTGCACAGGGAATTAAATACATCCAGGATTTTAATCTTCAGCAGTTTGAAAACAATCCTGTTGTAGTGTGTAGTCTTGGAGATAATTCAGTAACAGAAGGTGAAGTAAGTGAAGCTTTACAATTTGCAGCCCTGCATCAACTTCCTATTATTTTTCTTGTTCAGGATAATGAGTGGGGAATTTCTGTAACGAAAGACGAAGCAAGAACTTGTGACGCTTATGATTTTGTAGCAGGATTTACAGGATTAAGCAGAATGAGAGTAGACGGTACTGATTTCGTGGAAAGTTTTGAAGCCATGAAAAAAGCTGTAGACTTTGTAAGAACCGAAAGAAAACCTTTGGTAGTCTGTGCAAAAACAGTACTGATTGGCCATCATACTTCAGGAGTAAGAAGAGAATTCTATAGAGATGAAGAAGATTTAACAAAACACCGTTCAAAGGATCCGGGAGAAATATTAAGAAAACAACTCCTGGAATCAGGAGCAGATGAAGATCTTTTAAAGCAAATCACCAAAAAGGCACGTCTTGAAGCTGAAGAAGCTTTTGAAAAAGCTCAGAATGCCGAAGATCCAAAGCCTGAGACGGTGATGCAACATATTTTCGCTCCTACTCCGATTACTGAAGAGGCCGGAACTCGTGAACCAGCCAATGGAGAAAAGATTGTAATGGTAGATGCTGCCATTCATGCAATACAGGAATTGATGTGGAAACACCCGGAAGCTCTTCTTTACGGTCAGGATGTTGGCGAAAGAATTGGTGGAGTTTTCCGTGAAACAGTTACTTTAGGAAAGAAATTTGGTAGTAAAAGAGTCTTCAACACAGCTATTCAGGAGGCGTACATTATTGGTTCTACTGCCGGGATGAGTGCGGTAGGATTAAAACCTATTGTTGAAGTTCAGTTTGCCGATTACATCTATCCCGGAATCAATCAGCTTATCACTGAAATTTCAAAGTCAAATTATTTAAGTGGAGGAAAGTTCCCTGTTAGCAATATCATCCGTGTTCCCATCGGAGCTTATGGCGGCGGCGGTCCTTACCATAGTGGAAGTGTAGAAAGTATTTTAGCGAATATAAAAGGGATAAAAATAGCCTACCCAAGTAATGCTGCTGATTTCAAAGGTCTTTTAAAAGCAGCTTATTATGATCCGAATCCGGTAATCATGCTTGAACATAAAGGATTATACTGGAGTAAAGTTCCCGGAACCGAAGATGCAAAAACAATAGAACCTGCTGAAGACTATGTTCTTCCATTCGGAAAAGGTAAAGTTGTGATTGAAGCGGATCAGAATGAAACTGAAAAAGGCAGAACCCTACTGGTCGTAACTTATGGAATGGGTGTTTACTGGGCAAAAGAAGCTGTTAAAAATTTCAACGGAAGAGTTGAGGTGATTGATTTAAGAACTTTAATTCCTTTGGATGAAGAACTCGTTTTCGAAAGAGTAAAAGCACATGGGAAATGTATTGTTCTGACAGAAGAACAGCTTAACAACTCTTTTGCAGAAGCATTTGCTCATCGTATTTCAAAAAACTGTTTCAAATATCTGGATGCGCCGGTAGAAACAATGGGCTCGCTAGACACTCCAGCAGTTCCTATCAATCTGATCCTTGAAAAAGAGATGCTTCCTAACGCAGAAAAGCTCTCTAAAAAGATTGAAGAAATGTTACAATATTAA
- a CDS encoding S8 family peptidase — protein sequence MNKIFISISTLIISLASAQNNNESLKREFEKMRAEDIQKFETYVAKKYGSNRNPEISKEIENQRTSLAGFTDGIPYFYTIHDTDQIKNSNSDFLQDGNITGLTGAFNGENIKFTIFDGSQKSSTARVFGDHVFFNNASGRITNKESSTLDYGDHATGVASFIGARDYPFTVTFVDGTSRQVNFKGIAPNSKIDAYSFGNSTLPGETTSSNVFQKIIKAQPIISNHSYGINGGWDIVNVNGSNAWVWRGNFTSSSTTRDMQSAYIIDDKYYDYIVYNNPSYIIVKSAGNYFGMGNNAYSTDTANYKKYYKNSSGNWVEFTATDTLPPVNCSQGYDCISPGSVAKNIITVAASDRITNNDGRYTTSADVIHSYYSSAGPRDDGGIKPDITAVGTDVASAWTDNNSTGGNKINVGSGTSFSAPIVTGIIGLWTQINKQLFSGNILNAASAKTLMIHSASEAGNIGPDAQFGWGFINAKKGAELLVAKSNNTIILNDETLTSGTPNKKTVIASGSEPLKVTISWIDPEYSNVAVNPPLADLYNQRNSKLINDLDLRIIDTTNNTVYLPWRLDYNSPLTAIKGDNTVDNVEQVIVDTPVAGRTYRIEVTNKGNLVNDTGGATPQNYSILVTGYSSFLGTKEVGNSNNNIAIAPTITKDIVKVLKAPKKSTFNVYDMTGKKLQSGTVNNDQESIDLSTYTKGIYIIEIKTGKDVISKKVIKE from the coding sequence ATGAATAAAATTTTTATTTCGATCAGCACATTGATTATTTCATTAGCAAGTGCGCAAAACAACAATGAGTCTCTGAAAAGAGAATTTGAAAAAATGAGAGCGGAGGACATTCAAAAATTTGAGACCTATGTAGCCAAAAAATATGGATCAAACAGAAACCCTGAAATCTCAAAAGAAATTGAAAACCAACGAACCAGTCTAGCAGGATTCACCGATGGCATTCCCTATTTCTACACGATTCATGATACAGATCAAATTAAAAACTCTAATTCCGATTTCTTACAAGATGGGAATATCACCGGATTGACAGGGGCTTTTAATGGTGAAAATATTAAGTTTACTATTTTTGACGGAAGTCAGAAATCTAGTACTGCAAGAGTTTTTGGTGATCATGTCTTTTTTAATAATGCTTCCGGTAGAATTACCAATAAAGAAAGCTCTACTCTCGACTACGGAGACCATGCAACAGGAGTTGCCAGTTTCATAGGTGCTAGAGATTATCCTTTCACCGTGACTTTTGTTGACGGGACCAGCAGACAGGTTAACTTCAAAGGAATTGCCCCCAATTCCAAAATAGATGCCTACTCATTCGGTAACTCTACATTACCCGGAGAAACAACTTCCAGCAATGTCTTTCAAAAAATAATAAAAGCACAGCCTATCATCTCCAATCATTCCTATGGTATTAATGGAGGATGGGATATTGTCAACGTTAACGGTTCTAACGCCTGGGTCTGGAGAGGAAACTTTACTTCCTCCAGTACAACACGTGACATGCAGAGTGCCTATATCATTGATGATAAGTATTATGACTATATTGTTTATAATAATCCATCATATATTATTGTAAAATCTGCGGGAAATTACTTTGGAATGGGAAATAATGCTTACTCCACAGATACAGCTAACTATAAAAAATATTATAAAAACAGTTCCGGAAACTGGGTAGAATTTACAGCTACGGACACCCTTCCTCCTGTCAACTGTTCACAAGGATATGACTGCATATCTCCCGGATCCGTAGCCAAAAATATCATTACTGTTGCCGCCTCAGATAGAATCACAAACAATGATGGCAGATACACTACTTCAGCTGATGTTATTCACTCATATTACAGCAGTGCCGGACCAAGAGATGACGGTGGTATAAAGCCTGATATCACAGCAGTAGGAACTGATGTTGCAAGTGCATGGACTGATAATAATTCAACTGGAGGTAATAAAATTAACGTCGGAAGTGGTACCTCTTTCTCAGCTCCTATAGTAACTGGTATTATCGGGCTTTGGACACAAATCAACAAACAATTATTTTCAGGAAATATACTGAATGCGGCATCTGCAAAAACGCTAATGATTCATTCTGCTTCAGAAGCTGGCAACATTGGACCTGACGCACAATTTGGTTGGGGATTTATTAATGCTAAAAAAGGAGCAGAGTTACTCGTAGCAAAATCTAATAACACCATTATTTTGAATGATGAAACATTAACAAGCGGAACTCCAAACAAAAAAACAGTGATAGCCTCTGGAAGCGAACCTTTAAAAGTTACCATTTCATGGATAGATCCGGAATATTCAAATGTAGCTGTTAATCCTCCGTTAGCAGATTTGTACAATCAAAGGAATTCAAAACTCATCAATGACTTAGATCTTAGAATTATCGATACGACAAACAACACAGTTTATCTCCCGTGGAGGCTTGATTATAATAGCCCATTAACAGCAATAAAAGGAGACAATACAGTAGACAACGTAGAGCAAGTAATAGTAGACACTCCGGTTGCAGGCAGAACTTATAGAATTGAAGTCACCAACAAAGGTAACCTAGTAAATGATACAGGAGGAGCAACCCCTCAAAACTACTCTATTCTGGTAACAGGCTACTCTTCTTTTTTGGGAACAAAAGAAGTTGGGAATTCAAACAACAATATAGCTATTGCTCCTACCATAACAAAAGACATTGTAAAGGTATTAAAAGCACCTAAAAAATCTACTTTCAACGTCTATGATATGACAGGCAAAAAACTACAAAGTGGAACCGTCAATAATGATCAGGAATCCATTGATTTATCAACGTACACAAAAGGAATTTACATCATTGAAATAAAAACAGGAAAAGATGTCATCTCCAAAAAAGTGATCAAAGAATAA
- a CDS encoding S8 family peptidase — MKKHLLLVSTLAITMLSAQNNEGLQRAFEKQSKENSAKFDTYVAKRYGTTSRDLKVQQEIEEQKSTLAGFTPDGKPFFNKNEDMDQIKNSNSDFLQNGTVTGLTGSFNGENIKYTIFDGGRAFAGHVFFNNGTNRITNKEASTMNYSAHATSVSGFIGAKPYTQLVTFTNGTSRTINFQGIAKNSTIDSYTFRDSILPGDTAASTVFQKILTAQPKISNHSYGSNAGWDVKTVNGANAWVWGGLFNSPNTSFDLQGTYFTNDQNYDAIVYNNPTYIIVKSSGNYFGYGPDYPTPTPLPTYYTDNTNTPVAFAATDTTPTSNCSQGFDCIGPGSLAKNIIVVGATDIITANSGRYTVPGDVVHSDYSSAGPRDDGGIKPDITAVGTSVGSASTAEDTTGSQSLTVGDGTSYSAPVVTGVIGLWTQINKQLFNNAELNAAAAKTLMIHSAAEAGNVGPDPWFGWGFIDAKKGAELLVGKSNNTVVFNNETLNNGTVNTKSIVATGDTPIKVTISWIDPEYKLPASGLTWNDAYNNRTSKLVNDLDLKITDITTNTVYMPWKLNATSPMTPATKGDNTVDNVEQVVIDAPVAGRTYKIEISHKGTLKNNAVPSATAPQDYSIIVTGFNQVLGTQDAKASVFNELAIAPSITKDITNILKAPRKSTFTVYDTSGRKLQNGVVNSEKEAVDLSTYTKGIYIIEIKTGKDVISKKVIKE, encoded by the coding sequence ATGAAGAAACATTTACTTTTGGTCAGTACTTTAGCCATCACAATGCTAAGTGCGCAAAACAATGAAGGATTACAAAGAGCGTTTGAGAAACAAAGCAAAGAAAACAGCGCAAAGTTTGACACTTATGTGGCAAAACGCTACGGAACGACAAGTAGAGATCTGAAAGTTCAGCAGGAAATTGAAGAACAAAAGTCTACTTTAGCTGGGTTTACACCAGATGGAAAGCCATTTTTCAACAAGAATGAAGATATGGATCAGATCAAAAATTCAAATTCTGATTTTCTTCAAAACGGAACCGTAACCGGCCTTACAGGATCTTTTAACGGTGAAAATATAAAATATACAATATTTGACGGAGGAAGAGCTTTTGCAGGACACGTTTTCTTTAATAACGGAACCAACAGAATCACCAATAAGGAAGCTAGCACCATGAACTATTCAGCTCATGCCACTTCTGTTTCAGGATTTATCGGAGCTAAGCCTTACACCCAATTAGTTACTTTTACAAACGGGACTTCCAGAACAATTAACTTTCAGGGAATCGCTAAAAACTCAACTATTGATTCATATACTTTCCGCGATTCAATATTGCCGGGAGATACAGCTGCCAGTACAGTATTCCAAAAAATACTGACTGCACAACCCAAGATTTCAAATCACTCGTATGGTTCAAACGCAGGTTGGGATGTAAAAACTGTAAACGGAGCCAACGCATGGGTTTGGGGAGGTCTTTTTAACAGTCCAAACACTTCATTCGACCTACAGGGAACTTACTTTACCAATGATCAGAATTATGATGCAATTGTATACAATAATCCAACCTATATCATTGTAAAATCATCAGGAAACTATTTTGGATATGGCCCGGATTATCCGACACCAACTCCACTTCCGACCTATTATACTGATAATACCAACACTCCGGTTGCGTTTGCTGCTACAGATACAACACCGACATCAAACTGTTCACAAGGATTTGATTGTATCGGACCTGGTTCATTGGCAAAAAACATTATCGTAGTAGGTGCTACAGACATTATTACAGCCAATTCAGGAAGATATACCGTTCCGGGAGATGTCGTTCATTCGGATTACAGCAGTGCCGGTCCTAGAGATGATGGAGGTATCAAACCAGACATTACAGCAGTGGGAACAAGTGTAGGAAGTGCTTCAACAGCAGAAGATACTACAGGTAGCCAAAGTTTAACAGTTGGAGACGGAACTTCTTATTCAGCACCGGTTGTTACAGGAGTAATTGGTCTTTGGACACAGATTAACAAGCAATTATTTAATAATGCAGAATTAAATGCTGCTGCTGCTAAAACGTTGATGATTCACTCAGCTGCAGAAGCTGGAAATGTAGGACCAGATCCATGGTTCGGATGGGGATTCATTGATGCTAAAAAAGGAGCCGAATTATTAGTAGGAAAATCTAATAATACCGTAGTTTTCAACAACGAAACATTAAATAACGGAACGGTTAATACCAAAAGTATTGTAGCAACAGGCGACACTCCAATTAAAGTGACTATTTCATGGATTGATCCTGAATACAAATTACCTGCATCTGGATTAACATGGAATGATGCCTATAACAACAGAACATCAAAACTGGTTAATGATCTGGATCTTAAAATTACTGATATAACAACAAATACAGTATACATGCCTTGGAAGCTGAATGCTACCAGCCCAATGACTCCGGCTACTAAGGGAGACAACACGGTAGACAATGTAGAGCAAGTAGTTATTGATGCCCCTGTTGCTGGAAGAACTTATAAAATTGAGATTTCACACAAAGGAACATTAAAGAATAATGCTGTACCAAGCGCTACAGCTCCTCAGGATTATTCAATTATCGTAACCGGTTTCAATCAGGTATTGGGAACTCAGGATGCAAAAGCTAGTGTATTCAATGAACTAGCCATTGCACCTTCGATAACAAAAGACATTACCAATATCCTGAAAGCACCTAGAAAATCAACATTCACAGTGTATGATACATCAGGTAGAAAACTACAAAACGGTGTTGTGAACAGTGAGAAAGAGGCAGTTGATTTATCTACATACACAAAAGGAATTTACATCATTGAAATAAAAACAGGAAAAGATGTTATTTCTAAAAAAGTAATTAAGGAGTAA
- the dnaE gene encoding DNA polymerase III subunit alpha: MYLIFDTETTGLPKNFNAPLSDSDNWPRMVQIAWQLHNDDGTLIENQDYIIKPEGYDIPFNAARIHGITTKIANEEGRDLQEILEEFSKVLERVRVVSGHNVEFDYNIVGAEFYRKNLQDNLQEKPRADTMLLGTDFCKLGGGRGGRFKPPKLEELYEKLYGNKFDEAHNAAADVNATAQVFFEMMRIGVVPAETLKISEDQLSYFKSLYPDPIKPFGIVIRRQVADFHNKKKQQDFGSIDEIDLGKYFNFDNHSVFSTLTATSSINDLIKKASDENFPAVGMVDLGNMMGAFKFVSAVEGANGDRAKKHKEYVAKKQEAEENGTEFNEEEPVSEPLIPVVGCEFYISERYEQKQFTKDDPDRRTQVVLLAKDFNGYKNLAKLSSIGFLKGFYFGVPRISRELISQYKEGIIALTSGILGDIPDAILNTGEQKGEELFKWWKDTFGDDFYVQLQNHKLPEEEHLNEVLLYLADKYNVKILAQNQTFYTNKDDANIQDIISCIKDGEKQTTPIGKGFGKRRGLATGEYYIKNSDEIKEAFLAYPDAFDAYEEFFAKFKPYTLKRDVLLPKFDIPQEFIHVEDDLDGGKRGEMAYLTHLTYEGARKRYLDTGITDEIKERLDFELEVIANTGYPGYFLIVQDFCNEARNMGVWVGPGRGSAAGSAVAYCIGITNVDPIKYDLLFERFLNPERVSMPDIDIDFDDEGRDRVIKWVIEKYGQNQVAQIITYSVLGGKSAIKDAGRVLDVPIPDTNNIAKLIPSTPGMNIAKALAKYDKLKPEEQMLVDEMRYVLQSPDDARHGVLASAKKMEGCIRNTGIHACGVIITPEDVSNLVPVTIAAKDADILVSQFDNSVAESAGLLKMDFLGLRTLTIIKDAIKLVKARYGLDIDPDLIPLDDVKTYQLFKEGRTVGIFQYESPGMQKYMRELKPTVFADLIAMNALYRPGPIKYIPNFINRKHGIEEIVYDLPETEEYLKETYGITVYQEQVMLLSQKLANFTKGEADTLRKAMGKKQIDVLNKMYPKFIEGGRKNNLNEERLEKIWNDWKAFAEYAFNKSHSTCYAFIAYQTAYLKANYPAEYMASVMSNNINNTDSITMFMEDCKSMGVDVLGPDVNESQYKFSVNEKGQIRFGLGAIKGIGEGPSEGITRERENGRFKNIYDFFERILPSQMNKRVAESLVLAGAFDELSSFHRGQYFDIDLAGKTNLERLIRYGQSFQESKNEMEHSLFADFAEEVQIEQPKLAPCPEWPNMHKLNKEKEIIGFYLSAHPLDEFKYHFQFMQGQLSKKAVLEKGEEEKTTDTVPVLEEDSQEETVDLVEIVSDELATGEEEVVEEVTKKAEPKGNFLFLNLDEVDAYKEQAFANKQEELFEEKKKDWKTIQKERENGGGGKEYTVAGLITEYRVQDGFRSGEKVAFVTLEDYSGSYSFRLGDRDYMRLKEKLEVQRFVIFKIKFAQVKDGRVFVNVNDVIELQEAFERFAKSISLVMDVMDVRPEDLDFFRTVLDRNKGNQKLKFFIKNIEDDSQIEVQSMKHSVDLNGDLIKEIQLLNKYEFYLN, from the coding sequence ATGTATTTAATTTTTGACACAGAAACAACCGGTTTACCAAAAAATTTCAACGCACCGCTTTCAGACTCGGATAACTGGCCAAGAATGGTTCAGATTGCATGGCAATTGCATAATGATGATGGAACGTTGATTGAAAACCAGGATTATATTATAAAGCCAGAGGGCTATGATATTCCCTTTAATGCAGCAAGAATTCATGGAATTACCACTAAAATTGCCAATGAAGAAGGGCGCGATCTGCAAGAAATCTTAGAAGAATTTTCCAAAGTTCTGGAAAGGGTGAGAGTCGTTTCCGGACACAACGTAGAATTTGATTACAATATCGTAGGCGCAGAATTTTACAGAAAAAATTTACAAGATAATCTCCAGGAAAAACCAAGAGCAGATACGATGCTTTTAGGAACTGACTTTTGTAAATTGGGAGGTGGCCGAGGTGGCCGATTTAAGCCCCCGAAATTGGAGGAACTTTATGAAAAGTTGTACGGAAATAAATTTGATGAAGCCCATAATGCAGCAGCCGACGTAAATGCTACAGCTCAGGTTTTCTTTGAAATGATGAGAATCGGGGTTGTTCCCGCAGAAACACTGAAGATTTCTGAAGACCAGTTAAGTTATTTCAAAAGTCTTTATCCTGATCCGATTAAGCCATTCGGAATTGTTATCCGAAGACAGGTTGCAGATTTTCATAATAAGAAAAAGCAACAGGATTTTGGAAGTATCGATGAAATTGATTTAGGAAAGTATTTCAATTTTGATAATCATAGTGTTTTTTCAACGTTAACGGCTACTTCAAGTATTAATGACTTGATAAAGAAAGCTTCTGATGAAAATTTCCCGGCCGTCGGAATGGTGGATCTTGGGAATATGATGGGAGCATTCAAGTTTGTTTCTGCCGTGGAAGGAGCCAATGGTGATCGTGCTAAAAAACATAAAGAATATGTAGCCAAAAAGCAGGAAGCAGAAGAAAACGGGACTGAATTCAATGAAGAAGAACCTGTTTCTGAGCCCTTGATTCCTGTTGTTGGTTGTGAATTTTATATTTCAGAACGTTACGAACAAAAACAGTTTACCAAAGATGATCCGGACAGAAGAACACAAGTAGTACTTTTGGCAAAGGATTTTAACGGATATAAAAATTTAGCAAAACTTTCGAGTATCGGTTTCTTAAAAGGATTCTATTTTGGAGTTCCAAGGATTAGCCGTGAATTGATCTCACAGTATAAAGAAGGAATTATTGCTCTGACATCGGGCATCCTCGGAGATATCCCAGATGCGATCCTGAATACCGGTGAGCAAAAAGGGGAAGAGTTATTCAAATGGTGGAAAGATACCTTTGGAGATGATTTCTATGTGCAGCTTCAAAATCATAAACTGCCCGAAGAAGAACACTTGAATGAGGTTCTTTTGTATCTGGCAGATAAATATAATGTTAAGATTTTAGCGCAGAATCAAACCTTCTATACCAATAAAGATGATGCCAATATCCAGGATATTATAAGTTGTATCAAAGACGGTGAAAAGCAGACAACACCCATCGGAAAAGGCTTTGGAAAAAGAAGGGGACTTGCAACAGGCGAGTATTACATTAAAAATTCTGATGAAATAAAAGAAGCATTTCTGGCTTATCCTGATGCATTTGATGCGTATGAAGAGTTTTTTGCCAAGTTTAAACCTTATACTTTAAAAAGAGATGTTCTTCTTCCGAAGTTCGATATTCCACAAGAATTTATTCATGTAGAGGATGATCTGGATGGTGGGAAAAGAGGGGAGATGGCTTATCTTACGCATCTTACCTACGAAGGAGCGAGAAAAAGATACCTCGATACGGGTATTACAGACGAGATTAAAGAACGTCTGGACTTTGAGCTGGAAGTAATTGCCAATACCGGTTATCCCGGATACTTCCTTATTGTTCAGGATTTCTGTAATGAAGCCCGTAATATGGGAGTATGGGTTGGTCCCGGAAGGGGATCTGCAGCAGGATCTGCAGTTGCTTACTGTATCGGAATTACCAATGTTGACCCTATTAAGTATGATCTCCTTTTTGAGAGATTCCTGAACCCGGAAAGAGTCTCGATGCCCGATATTGATATCGACTTTGATGATGAGGGACGAGACAGGGTAATTAAATGGGTAATTGAAAAATACGGTCAGAACCAGGTTGCGCAGATTATTACCTATTCGGTGCTTGGTGGGAAATCGGCAATTAAAGATGCCGGAAGAGTACTGGATGTTCCGATTCCTGATACGAATAATATTGCCAAGCTGATTCCTTCTACACCGGGGATGAATATTGCGAAAGCGTTGGCGAAATATGATAAATTAAAACCTGAAGAACAGATGCTTGTCGACGAGATGAGGTATGTTCTTCAGAGTCCTGATGATGCCCGACATGGTGTACTTGCCAGTGCCAAGAAAATGGAAGGGTGTATCAGGAATACGGGGATTCACGCCTGTGGAGTAATTATTACTCCGGAAGATGTGAGTAACCTGGTACCGGTCACTATTGCTGCAAAAGATGCTGATATCTTGGTGTCGCAGTTCGATAACTCTGTGGCGGAAAGTGCGGGACTTCTGAAGATGGATTTCCTTGGTCTTAGGACTCTGACAATTATTAAAGATGCTATAAAACTTGTTAAAGCAAGATATGGGCTAGATATTGATCCGGATCTTATTCCATTGGATGATGTCAAAACATACCAGTTGTTTAAGGAAGGAAGAACAGTCGGGATTTTCCAGTATGAAAGTCCCGGAATGCAAAAATATATGAGGGAGCTTAAGCCTACGGTTTTTGCCGACCTTATTGCCATGAACGCATTGTACCGTCCGGGTCCGATCAAATATATCCCGAACTTTATTAATAGAAAGCATGGGATTGAAGAGATTGTTTATGACTTACCGGAAACAGAAGAATATTTAAAGGAAACTTACGGGATTACCGTTTATCAGGAGCAGGTAATGCTTCTGTCTCAGAAACTGGCTAACTTTACGAAGGGGGAAGCCGATACCCTGAGAAAGGCAATGGGTAAAAAGCAGATTGATGTTCTGAATAAAATGTATCCTAAATTCATCGAAGGCGGAAGAAAAAATAACCTCAACGAAGAAAGGCTGGAAAAAATCTGGAACGACTGGAAAGCCTTTGCAGAATATGCCTTCAACAAATCTCACTCTACCTGCTATGCTTTCATTGCTTACCAAACGGCGTATCTGAAGGCTAATTATCCGGCAGAATATATGGCCAGTGTAATGAGTAATAACATTAACAATACGGATTCGATTACCATGTTCATGGAGGATTGTAAAAGTATGGGAGTTGATGTTTTGGGGCCTGATGTTAATGAATCTCAATATAAATTTTCAGTAAATGAAAAAGGACAGATTCGTTTCGGATTAGGAGCTATCAAAGGAATTGGTGAAGGACCAAGTGAGGGAATTACCCGAGAAAGGGAAAACGGAAGGTTTAAAAATATTTACGATTTCTTTGAAAGAATATTGCCTTCTCAAATGAATAAAAGAGTGGCGGAAAGTTTAGTGCTGGCCGGAGCTTTTGACGAGTTAAGCTCTTTCCACAGAGGTCAGTATTTTGATATTGATTTAGCTGGAAAAACAAATCTTGAAAGACTGATCAGATACGGTCAGAGTTTTCAGGAAAGTAAAAACGAGATGGAGCATTCGTTATTTGCAGATTTTGCTGAAGAAGTTCAGATTGAGCAGCCGAAGCTGGCACCTTGCCCTGAATGGCCTAATATGCATAAATTGAATAAGGAAAAAGAAATCATCGGTTTCTATCTTTCTGCCCATCCGCTGGATGAATTTAAATATCACTTCCAGTTTATGCAGGGACAGCTTTCCAAAAAGGCGGTTCTTGAAAAAGGAGAGGAAGAAAAAACAACAGATACAGTTCCTGTTTTAGAAGAAGATTCACAAGAGGAAACGGTTGATCTTGTTGAAATTGTTTCTGACGAATTGGCTACCGGAGAAGAAGAGGTGGTGGAAGAGGTGACCAAGAAAGCAGAGCCAAAAGGTAATTTCTTATTCCTGAATCTGGATGAGGTGGATGCTTATAAAGAACAGGCGTTTGCTAACAAACAGGAAGAATTATTTGAAGAGAAGAAAAAAGACTGGAAAACAATTCAAAAAGAAAGAGAGAACGGCGGTGGCGGAAAAGAGTACACTGTTGCAGGCTTGATCACGGAATACAGAGTTCAGGATGGCTTCAGAAGTGGTGAAAAGGTTGCTTTTGTTACCCTGGAAGATTATTCCGGTTCATACTCTTTCAGGTTGGGAGATCGTGATTATATGAGATTAAAAGAAAAGCTCGAAGTTCAGAGGTTTGTTATTTTTAAAATAAAATTTGCTCAGGTGAAGGACGGTAGAGTTTTCGTTAATGTAAATGATGTGATAGAACTGCAGGAAGCTTTTGAGAGATTTGCTAAAAGTATTTCTTTGGTGATGGATGTGATGGATGTTAGACCTGAAGATCTGGACTTTTTCAGAACCGTACTCGACAGAAATAAAGGGAATCAGAAGCTTAAATTCTTCATTAAAAATATAGAAGATGATTCCCAGATTGAAGTTCAGTCGATGAAGCATTCCGTGGATTTGAATGGAGATCTTATTAAAGAAATTCAACTTCTCAATAAATATGAATTTTATTTGAATTAG